Part of the Denticeps clupeoides chromosome 3, fDenClu1.1, whole genome shotgun sequence genome, TGATCAATATGGCAGGACCGTCGGTCCCGGTACCCGCTGCAAAAATGGCGTCACTTAGCCGGGTCCGAGCCCTGACTCTTATTTTCCTAACTGTCAGCGGGCATTTAATCAGCCCGGCAAGTGGCAAGGAGGGCGGCGACGAGACTGTCATCATCGGACTGCGGCTAGAAGACACGGACGACATCTCCTTCATGGACAGGGGGTACCTGCGGGTCAGCGAGAGGTCTCGGGTGAAGCTGAGGGTCTACGGGCAAAACATAAACAACGAGACGTGGTCCAAGATCGCCTTCACGGAACACGGGCGCTCCCGGGTGATCGGGAACATCGACAGCTCCTCGGGGGACAACAACAGCCAGGAGGAGACGTCGGGCTCGCATCCCTGCGGGATCAGGACCTCTGACATCATCGTCCTGCCCAACATCGTCCTGAATCGCAGGACGTCGGGCATCGTGGAGATCGAGGTCAAGCCCCTGCGGAAGACGGAGCGGAGTAAGTCCTACTACCTGTGCGTCGCCACCCCCACGCCCGCCGTGGGCGGGGCGCACGACCCCTGGACGGAGAACACCTGGCTCTACCACGACGGGGACGACACCAAGGTGatcgtggtggaggagaagaagttCCTGCTGCCGTTCTGGCTGCAGGTCATCTTCATCTCCATGCTGCTGTGCCTGTCCGGCATGTTCAGcggcttgaacctgggactgaTGGCCCTGGACCCGATGGAGCTGCAGATTGTGCAGAACTGCGGCACCGAGAAGGAGAAGAACTATGCGCGCAAGATCGAGCCCGTCAGGAGCCAAGGGAATTACCTGCTCTGCTCGCTGCTGCTGGGGAACGTGCTGGTGAACACCACGCTGACCATCCTGCTGGACGACATCGCCGGCTCCGGGCTGATCGCGGTGGTCATGTCCACCATCGGGATCGTCATATTCGGCGAGATCGTGCCCCAGGCCATATGCTCCAGGCACGGCCTCGCCGTCGGCGCCAACACCATCCTGCTCACCAAGTTCTTCATGCTGCTGACTTTTCCCGCGTCCTACCCGGTAAGTAAGCTCCTAGATTACCTCTTGGGCCAGGAGATCGGCACGGTGTACAACCGCGAGAAGCTCCTGGAGATGCTGCGGGTGACGGATCCGTACAACGACCTGGTGAAGGAGGAGCTGAACATCATCCAGGGCGCGCTGGAGCTGCGCACCAAAACCGTGGAGGACGTGATGACCCCGCTGCGGGACTGCTTCATGATCGCCGCCGACGCCATCCTGGACTTCAACACCATGTCCGAGATCATGGAGAGCGGCTACACGCGCATCCCGGTCTTCGAGGGCGACAGGTCCAACATCGTGGACCTGCTCTTCGTCAAGGACCTGGCCTTCGTGGATCCCGACGACAGCACCCCGCTGAAGACCATCACCAAGTTCTACAGCCACCCCTTGCACTTTGTCTTCAACGACACCAAGCTGGACGCCATGCTGGAGGAGTTTAAGAAAGGTGAGTAGATGCCTGCTGTAATCACGTCAGTGGACAGCCAGTAGGAACATCTGGACAGCTGGGCCACTGAAGGCTCGGGTGCAGTTTGTCGTGCAACTTTTTCCGATTTTCCGGAATAATTAAGAGTGACCGAGTTGGAAAAGAGAACGGCACGAGGGATCCACCTCTGTTTGCCGTTACCGGtcctgtgtgttgtgttcatgCGGAAACGGTCAGAAATCCATAGATCGGATATAAACCGAGCAGGAGTCTCAATCAGCAGGACAGTTTTGAGTCTTGGACTTTTATGGGACTTTTAGGGTGCACTCGCCAGTGGGGCCGCGTTGGCCGAACGggaaaggaagcggacccgtaatcgcaATGTCGTGGGTTCGCAATGTCgaaccgctgaggtgccactgagcagagcgccgtccccacaccctgctccccgggcgcctgtcatggctgcccactgctcacccagggtgatggttgaaagcagaggacacatttcgtcgcgccaccgcgtgctgtgctgcggtgtatcacgaTGACGACCACTGCGGTTCAGTATAAGTTACGTAGAAGACTTCTTCAGATAAGTCAGCACAGTCTcacgatgtttttttttgcgaaTCAGTGGACAAAACCAAGCCTGGTCTGGTAATTGAAGGGCGCACTTGTTTGTGGCCCTACACCACACTGAcctaccccccacccccccacccctatTATTGCCCCCTGTGACTTCCATTGGGGCGTTAATGTTTACACGActccctttctctttctttttcctcgTGTGCAAGCGCGTAGGGGACATGTGGGAATGTTGCCACGGCCGTCCTGGGGTTATCGGGCGGGGCCATCGCTTGCTCGGCCCCCGCTGCAACGCACGGCAGCACTGCCTTACCCCTGACCCCCGACCCCCGCTTCCCACCAAACGTCCACGCTCCCGTGCTCGTCCCCGAGTGACGGCGGAGCCGAttaaaagcgtttttttttttttttttttgtccggtTGCTGGAATGTTGTGGTGTGGATAATgaataacccccccccaccctcactACTCAAATCGCACTAATTTCACCTCGGCcacgtttttttcttcctctccccttctcccTGTGCCGTGGGCCACAAATTCAAACaaattaaaagacattttggaCACACACCGTTGATTTGACAAGTAATGGCGTTCGCTCGCGCGGCCCGCAGTCGGCCTACGTACGTGCAGTCATTTCTCTCTCGAGGCGATCGTGCATCTCGCCGCTGCCTACCTTGTGGTCCTAGAGTTTGTCCAAAGTGGGAGGCTGGCTTGGCGTCGCACGTCGATTCATCGACATTAGTCGCGTATGCGCTAGTGCGATAAATGCCAAGCAAGTCGGGGCATGCATGTGAGCGGCGCGGTGCAGAAGGTCTCGGGGAGCTCGGCGACGAGGACACTGCCAGTCGCCGCGGCCTCACAACAGCAGCTTGCGCCCGGTCTCCGTCCTGGCACTGCTTTGTTTAAGGTCCATGCACGCCAGCACTCCCAGGTTCTCGCTTCGTATTGTTCCTGTTTTGACTACTGTTGGCGGAGACGGTGATGACCTGACGGCAAGTTGGTTGAACCTTGGGAAGAGGGGCGTGGGGGGGGGCTGCCTTGTGACTCCACTTCGTGAGTTCATGAGGACGCAAAGCCGTTGGAAGAAGGTTGGGGTGTTGTGTTGCACTTCatggccactgtgtgtgtgtgtgtgtgtgtgtgtgtgtgtttttcgtcCGTTCCTGGCTTTGCTCCAAAGGGAACTCGCTGTCTGCTAATGACCGGTTTGGGGACGGGGGGGTTAAGACTTGGACATGGGCAGGAGGGCGAGGTTGAGGGAGTCAATCAGGCTCGGGTTGTGGCACTCGCTCAGTTCaaagtgttttgtattttaagtCATTGTTAATTAATGTAACCCCTCTTATGGAGCCGTCTAAAGAAGGAATAAAATGCGTCACTCCTGCAAAGGGCACCTGCAAAGTGCTGCTTTCacttttacatgtgtgtgtgtgtgtgtgtgtgtgtgtgtgtgtttcaataCTCACAAATGCTGGAACATTAAGTGCGACTGTTCAGGCACCTGAACTAAAGCTAGAAAGCCGGCGCGGTGCTCGCTACTCTCTCGAAACGTCAAATGCAAGCTGCTCATTTCATCTCCTGCGAGACAGAAGCCACCCGCTGGCCACCGATGCCGCGCTTGGGACAATTAACGTGATTTTGCACAGGAAGCCAAACAGCGGGTTTTGGGGTTAATGAGAAGGTCGGGGCTTTTTGACCACCGGGTGGTCAAGCGATTATTCACAGCGCATTTTCCAGGATATCTTTATGGACGTATTGCCACAAAAAGGGCGCAGTTGTACCATAAAGGTCGTACAAAGGCAAATTGCAATCAAGGCCTTTTGTGGCGCGAGTGTATAATTTATTACAAACCGAGTTATCTATTTGTTTGCATGCCCGCACATCTTtagaacatcttttttttttttttttttttattgctggcAGTAATAAAGCAATGACATTTTCCTGGTGACTGACCCCGTGTTTCAGGAACGCGACTCGTTAAACTTTCTCTCACTTGGTGACCTGGCTCCGAGCCATCATTGCTGTCAGCATTTCTTCTTCTCGCCAACAGCTACAAAAATATCGTTTCCTCAAACGACGTTCATTAAGTTCTCACCAGGGTTGCCAACGTCCCGAAATATGGTTGATTTTTCCACTTCCAATCACAGCCTCGTCGGCCAATAATGAACTATTGTAAGCATGGTAAAGCTCATGCAAACGTTGCTGGGAGTAATAGACTGTTTATGGGGTGTCACACGTCCtgcgagatcactttatatagatctaatATTATGGCCTGGCAATGTGAAGCGTCGACGacacaaaaactacaaatcccacaatgcagtgctgcagttgccttgccgaacttGAATCTGCACAGGAGCGGTTTCCACTAGGGATGTGCCTTTCCACTTTTCGATCCGATACCAAATCAATTTCAGGCTGACGTCGGGAGTACCGATAAGCTCACACAAAGTAGGTGTACGTCCTGCGGCGCCGCGGGATTTTTCCGGGGCAACCCCAGCTCTCACATCCATAAAGTGACTCTTCACTCCACAGGTCACAGAACTGCATGTCGTACAAGGCACATTtatgatttaaagaaaaaaacgcGGCTTAATTTTAGGATTGGGAGGTTCAACATCTGACACGTTAGTCGATTACACAATTGGCAAATCACTCAAAGGCTAATGTAGGAGCTTTCGTTTCGCTGAGGCTACGAGGTTTCCTTCACGTACTGAACCATTTCCCTCCTTATCCTTATGTAGGGCAATCTATGCTTAATTCAGATTCATTGTTTTTGTTCGTTGGTCTGCTTTCCCGCTACTTCCTTTGAAGTCGAGTAGCCTGGCCTAGTTGTAACTAATATTACCATCATCCTCTGTTGTAAGTACTGTTTTCCAAGGTTTTTCCAGCCAATGTGCTGGATTAAGTGTCGTCATGTTGGCATTAGTGGCCTTGGGTGCTTGGTGTGGGATACCCCTTGGAAGCATTTTGACCATTTCTTCACTCGTTTGCTCATTATGACACTTTGCAAGGGACTGATGGGATGTATGAAGCAGCAGTTTGGCTTTTTAACCGAAGCTAACGCATGTAGCGTAAAAGGCAGGGAAAGCCTCTGCTGTTCAGATGCCCTACATTCCACAAATTCTGGTACAACATGAAATGGACTTAAAACCAGATTAGCAAAACAATCGAGAAGTGTGAAGCTAGTAGTGCCTTCACAAATTCTGTCTGATCTGGCATTACTGCTTTCTCTGTGTCACTTGGAAAAAGCGGGAAGCGATCCTGCAGCCACCAAATGAAAATGGCtcccacataaaaaaaaaatatgcattcgttttttttttttttttttgaaagccGTAGTAAAAGTAGCCATGTAATCTAAGTAGTTATTATGCAACTGGATATTTCTCCTATTTTACTGTCTGCCCAAACTCACATCGCCTTAATCAGTTTCAGCCCTAGTTTTTGGCAACCGTCAACAAAGGCCTACTTCCCAAATTCGCCCCACTTGGCAGCCATGTAGCAAGTAAAAGACGGCCATGGTGGGAGAAGCGAACACAGCGCCTGCTCACTTccaaagaggttttttttttaccggagTAGCACTGCCTTGTCCACAGAATATGCCCGGTGAGCATGTTTAAATGCAAAGGTATGTGTTTTTTGGTCTTACTTCCAGAAAATTACTGTGTGGACCCCACTAAATGGCATAGTTCTGAAGTCTGTAGACTTCAACAGACATATCTTTTTCACTAAGGTATCGGTAACGGTCTTTTGAAACAAACAAGGTTGTTAGCCGGTTGGTTTAGAGAAATGCcacatttcacaagaaaaaaaatgtgtttagttGCAAAAAGAAATGTCCGAAAATCTATGACTGGCAACATGCATGCTTTTAGAGGAAATAATGTAAGCATATTGATATTCTAGGCATTTAGAATATTGTCAGGATGTGATGAGGTAAAACGGTCAAACAAGCTCAATATCATTTCATAGCTTAAGAAAATTCAGAGAAACTGATGTTAACGTTCCTATAACCAACTGAATAAACATAACATGCTAtattaaaatatagattttgtgtatttatatgttcATTTGTGTGATCATTTTGGCACCTCTTCTATGTATTTGTAATGTAGTAAATCTATACACAAAAGCCATTAATGTAGTTAAATGAGCATCGTTATTTCATGTCTTTGTTAGGCATTTAAAGGACATTTGTTTATTCGAATAaccagtttgtgtgtgcatgctatTGTGGTCCAGGTTCCATAATTGGTGTTTTTGCCTTGTTTTGTCTCAGAGAACCAATGTGTACAAGTCTGCACTTGGTGTTCTCAAGCCGCTGTTGTGTCTGTGGTGCCGGCCCGTTCAGTGatcttcagcacacacacaagcagacaagtgtcattctgtcacacaAATGGCTAAGCAGCCATATTATCTTATCTTTTTCATAAAGTCCGAAACATGAGCCCATAAAGTGCATAAAACCATTCAAAGAAGGCActaaaaactgaaattgctgccATATAAACTCCAGTGTAACATTTGTTTGGACATTTTTGCAAACGCCATGCTTTTTAGTGCATTCTATTCACAGCTGGATTTTGATCTGAGCcttctttgttcttttattgCCTTTCGGATAATTACTTTGCTGAACATTGACAACACTAAAGACCACTTGAAATAATGTGGATATTGTTGATCAATTTAGTAAAAAGGCCTTCCCTTTTATTCGAGTGAAAGTAAAAACggaaaagtaaaataaagtcatGGTTCTAATGTTCTACTATAATTTTTGCAACAGGGCATTtggtcaatcaatcaatttaaCGCTTGGCAAAGCAATTTTTTAGCAGAATGTCTCATATTTGTCTAATGTTCAcaaaacattaaatgcaaaCAATGTCCATTATGTGAATAAAGGGATTGAGGACAAGTTtagtgagcaagacacttatccctgagtgtctccagggggactgtccctgtaactactggttatTAATCaatctggataaaggcgtctgataaatgctgtaaatgtaaatgcataattGACATCAGGGgaaaaccctgtttttttttctgggctgCTCTTTTTTATGATCATCAGATTTTAATAGTCTATATATCTAGCCATATGACAGCATAAGATTAGATGGCATTACAATCATTAAACTGACTTAAAATAGACTGTTAATCAGGCTTGTATATGGTACAGCAATGATAACGACTGTCTGCCCTTTCATGCCCTGCTGTCCTGTACATGTGAGGATATCTGCAAGCACACAGGTATATTTCAATATAAAGGCAACTTTATTAATCAGCCTACCTGGCCAGAAAGTGAGTTGCTGATTCCTACGGAGAGTAATAATTCAGTACTATGTCAAGCAGAGGATGATGGTTATAAGATAACTAAAgataatgtaaatatacagtacaggccaaatgtttggacacaccttttcattcaatgtgttttctttattttcatgaccatttactttggtagattctcactgaaggcatcaaaactacgaatgaacacatgtggagttatgtacttaacaaaaaaaggtgaaatagctgaaaacgtgttttttattctactttctttgctctgattactgctttgcacactcttggcattctctcgatgagcttcaagaggtcgtcacctgaaatgcttttccaacagtcttgaaggagttcccagaggtgtttagcacttgttggcccctttgtcttcactctgcggtccagctcaccccaaaccatctcgattgggttcaggtccggtgactgtggagaccaggtctccactttttgttaagtacataactccacatgtgttcattcatagttttgatgccttcagtgagaatctaccaaagtaaatggtcatgaaaataaagaaaacacatttaatgagcaggtgtccaaacttttggcctgtactgtatatattttgcatAATGTAATACAGTATAAAGTACTTTGTTCCCCAATTGGAAATACATGAGTAAAGTACAGATTCAACCTTTAATAAAGTAACTGTCCACTTCTGGCTTCTACTATTGTAAAGCCTTTGAATTATGACATGCCAGGCCAGGCCAGGTCATCTAAGATGTCCAGCGCCCTATAAAGCCCTTGAAAGCTGAGAGTTTGCGTTCCTGTCTTAGGAAAGTAGGAAATTTTGGCTGCAGAGATTAGACATACTAACAGGTCTCTGGATGCCTGTAGGTAATACTATATGAGATACTGCTTTTTTTGTACCAATTAAATTTGTACTTATTCTAGTGATTTATAAACCAAAcaatgtacatatatttttatagattaaatttttttattatttattattttatttatataattaatttcCCATGACCGCAATGTGTGCTGTATGATTTACAAGCCATGACAGCCATCCACACTTTTATCAGGGATACTGTTCAGTTGGGCTCctttaattaaaatatgcatttattagTTAATGTGTGTGGCACATTATAATCCTCGAGGATACATCCCTTCATCCTCTTCGTATCAGGAGAAGTAGGGTCTCAGTGTGGTGACAGTGTGGCTGGAAATAGTGACGCCAGCTTTATGTGGAATCCAGTGAATTCATCCCTTGTGGCCTCTTCAGTTCTTGTCCAATGGCCATGTAAAGCAAAGAAAATGTCACTCCATTCAGCAGCTCAGACCTCTGcaattacaacaaaatgtcACTTCTGTTTCAACAATGCACCTAACGTCATTTTTTCTTACACATTGAGCAAATTTAGCTCTGCCTCAGTCCTAAGACTCTGCCCTGCCTACTGCctcttttttagtttttccaaACGCAGCCTTGGGTTTTTGAATGGCCCCCTCTTGCCCAACCCCCCGTATTGTCCTTTTGCCCATTTCCTTCAGTGTTGTAAATTACGAACGACACCAACCAGAGTCTAATGCCCTGCCATGGAACGCGTCCAGCCTGCACTTTTTGGAAAGCTGGGCTCGGCATCATTGATTACACCAGGCACGGTGTCCGTCCCCCAgccagagggaaaaaaacagccatgCCAACGGGCACTTTCCTGAGGCCACAGAAACTTGCTAGGGAGGAGTTAAGTAAAGAGCCCAACCAGAAGTTTTCAGACTGACAAATAGAAATGCATAGAATTACACGCAAAAATATTTCAGCgtgcatatttttttgcatgtccTTTTTCATCCTGCCCAATTGCTCACTGAAAATGTTGCTGGAGCAATTGTAGTGAATTCATGTTGCATATCATCTTGTGTACGTGTACCGCCACAAGGGTGGCTGCAAATGCTGCTGACATCTAAATCCACCACTGGTATGATCTCTTGTACATGGGGCGGCTTCACAATGGTCATGGCTGCTTCTAAGCTGAATAAACTGCGCAAAAACTTTGCAAAAACATAGATGCAAATAAAATAGATGCATTGCTATGCCTCTAAGTAAACAgaataattatttcatgatttaCATTTGTTATAGATAAATAGGTTTGCGTTGGCAAGGTAACAACAGCAGGCTGCACCTGCCTCTGTGGAGGTGTGTATCTGTCTTCTGGAATGGACTTTCCATCATGGTTTTGGTTTGCATAATGTTACATGTATTGTTATAATGGTTGTATTTTTGTAATGgttatataatgttatatatgtgtgtgtgtgtgtgtgtgtgtgtgtgtatatatatatatatattagtatataGTAATTTCCCACAGacgtatatgtatgtatgtatgtgtgtgtgtgtgtgtgtgtgtgtgtgtgtgtgtgtgtgtgtgtttgtgtgtgtgtaatcagcTTTGCACAACTTGACTTACTTTTGGTAGCAGTACCCTTCATACTCCACTGCAGATAGTGGAATTCTATactgtttttttcctcaaatTAGTAGTAGAGTTACTAGTATAAGGCATGTGATAGGAAAATGGggtataattaatataaattaacCTAGCTATTTGGTCACTTTTAATACTTCAAGGAATAATTGTttgatattcttttttttttttttaagtttatatatatatacacatacatacatacatacatacatacatacatacatacatacatacatacatatatatatatatatatatatatatatatatatacatacatacacacacacacacacacatatatatatataaaaattcaaTTCTCACAATTCAAGTATGATTATCATGTCAGGTATTCAACTCTATTTGATATCTCGATGCATCATCATACATCCCATcagtttttctacattactttaCATTATGTCAAATGCATCAGTGAGATGAAGGTCTTGTTCTTCGAAGTGTCCACACAGGCATTCAGCACCAGCTTTCAGTTGGCTGTGCATTCAGATAACGTCAAACAAAAATGCTGCATGCTAGTAAAACATCAATCAAATACAACTACAAAGGACAGCAAAAACACTTCCAAGGTCGAACTTTACCTGGAGCAGCGTTGTACTCCGATCaggccgccagaaaatcaccaagcaacgtcattataaGATGATCAATTATTTTTGTCAATGCATCAATGTAGAATAGTCCACGTATTAAGTATAATTTGTGTATCTTGGCACTCTTTATTGAAGGTGGACAACGATAAAGGCCAACAGAGTCAAAAGTGAGTGTTTAGTGAATCTTGGGGTTACAGACTATTATCAACACGTGAGTGCGGCTTTGTAGAAATGAAACATCACATATTTAGGGTCCAGGCGCAATGCTAAAAAcgccttttacatttacacttacctGAAAGCAACTGCATGTGTTTATTTGCAGCAGTTAATGCACATATTGGCTATAAGAAGACCTCTCTGTTCAGAACGGGGAGTCTGCATGTGACTTCTGTCTGGAATATCAGTGACCTTGGTCAATAACAGGCCGAGGCCAATTTCTTTGACAGAAAGAAGATTTACTCAAGCCTTGTCTACAGGCAAAAAGTACTATATTACCTTTAAAGATAGAATCAGCTGAATCGGCGGAATCAGTCCTACTGGTTCATCAGTTGCTGTGTAGACAACACTCCTtcaatgtatatgtatatgccCAGAACTGTTCTCTTCAGGTCTCCCGTTGGTCTGTATGAAGTTTTTTAGTCAGTCAATACCGTACCTTTCAGCTGGCAGCAGCATCCCTCGTATCACCGTATATGGATTTATTGAAGAACTGATAAAGACCGGAATGATTTGGAGAACATGTATAAATGTTATAAGCATGATTTAAAATGAAGGACACATGGCTGACTTACCCCACAGTATTCTGATTAATAATTGTAAAGATTGTGGCGGTAAGGCCACCGCTACATGCCtatttgtgtaaatcctgaggacacctttacTTTTATTAGCGAAACAAGCCTCAAAAACAGTGGCCATTTTGTTATCGGTGTTCCTGTCAGACCCATTCTGGCTCAGCAGCATTTTCTGGTTCAATTTTCTGGTTCAACATTAAGTTGGAATATACCTTTTATCTTCGATCACACATTGTCCGAAGACGTTTGACTCGGGAGGCTGAATCATAAAAATGCTGCGGTATAGTAATGTCAGAgagcatttttttcttgcacatACAGctagaatttttttgtaatggtcATCATTAAAATATTCTTTTGCATACAGATCTGAGGACCAGGTGGAATCTAACAGAAATAAGTTTGCTGATCTGCAGGAAAAAATCCTTTCCCATCACTATGTTTGTCAAATCCCAAAATATTTACAGGGAGGGTCTGGTCTCCGTCCACCACAGCCACTGCCCCTCAGGCGCCCTCTCCACTGTTTCTAGGGGGATATTACGCTATGGAAAAATACGACAAGCGGCATTCCATAAATAATCTTGGAATGGATGGAGGGAGCGCACTGCTGTCCCAGGCACTCGCGAAGTGTCATGGAAACAATGGTGCAAATCAGGCATACCAACGCTGTCCTCGCAGGTATACTGACTCAGCCCCATTATTTTGGCAACTTTGGCGACTTCAAGAGAGGAGCCAGGATAGGGGTATATTTGAGACTCAGTGATGAAATCGGCACAAATGTTCGTGAGAAACAATGCCGTGGTGACGTTCACACAGAAACTTGTGGGAAACAGCAGCTCTCTTTTCCAATAACATCAACAGAACATCGATAACAATTTTTCATGTATGCGTGGTGTTATATATTGTTCAACGTGCTGCATTCCTCAGATCAGCTTTTGGGGGCTTGCGTGATTAATACATGGTAGCTCTTCTTTGCTTTAGATGTTCTTTCagatgtacactgtaaaaaatgtgcatGCTCGACATATTAAAATCCTGTTTTCTTAATAGCCTCTAGTCAATTAGAATTTAGACGACTTGGCCCTAGTGTAGACACCCCACattcccacacaaacacacctcgCTGCCTCGTCCATTTGCAGGCCCGGTTTCCACCCCAGATCCCAGCGTGCCATTGAGTGTGAGGTTTCATTCCTCATTGGAAGGATGGCCTTGGTCCCTGGAGTAAATTGTCTGCTCCCATCTTCTCCCATCAACGTACCCATTCATGTCTGCATGCCATACAGCTGTTCCGCATCTTTATTCTGCAGTCATGGGGGCAGGGGTCATTCCAAGGCCTCGCCACCCACCGCCACAGGCATaacgaataataataaaataaataataacccTATTAATAAAAGACATTGGTCTGTCTAACATAGTTG contains:
- the cnnm2b gene encoding metal transporter CNNM2 isoform X1, yielding MAGPSVPVPAAKMASLSRVRALTLIFLTVSGHLISPASGKEGGDETVIIGLRLEDTDDISFMDRGYLRVSERSRVKLRVYGQNINNETWSKIAFTEHGRSRVIGNIDSSSGDNNSQEETSGSHPCGIRTSDIIVLPNIVLNRRTSGIVEIEVKPLRKTERSKSYYLCVATPTPAVGGAHDPWTENTWLYHDGDDTKVIVVEEKKFLLPFWLQVIFISMLLCLSGMFSGLNLGLMALDPMELQIVQNCGTEKEKNYARKIEPVRSQGNYLLCSLLLGNVLVNTTLTILLDDIAGSGLIAVVMSTIGIVIFGEIVPQAICSRHGLAVGANTILLTKFFMLLTFPASYPVSKLLDYLLGQEIGTVYNREKLLEMLRVTDPYNDLVKEELNIIQGALELRTKTVEDVMTPLRDCFMIAADAILDFNTMSEIMESGYTRIPVFEGDRSNIVDLLFVKDLAFVDPDDSTPLKTITKFYSHPLHFVFNDTKLDAMLEEFKKGKSHLAIVQRVNNEGEGDPFYEVLGIVTLEDVIEEIIKSEILDETDLYTDNKTKKKITHRERKQDFSAFKPNDNEIKVKISPQLLLATLRFLATEVEPFGLTQMSEKILLRLLKHPNVIQEIKYNDKNKRSPEHYLFHRNKPVDYFILLLQGKVEVEAGKEGMKFEAGPFSSYGVMALTAPPVPLSLSRTFVVSRAESLAGSPENKSPPRPFALNHSDSLNRSDRIDSITPTLGSSNNQLNTFLQIYVPDYTVRAVSDLQYIKVSRQQYQNALMASRMDKTPQSSDSEYTKIELTLTELHDGVMVEETATLLNQQQQQQQQQQNCVVHNKSNHTTHNEGTI
- the cnnm2b gene encoding metal transporter CNNM2 isoform X2, with translation MAGPSVPVPAAKMASLSRVRALTLIFLTVSGHLISPASGKEGGDETVIIGLRLEDTDDISFMDRGYLRVSERSRVKLRVYGQNINNETWSKIAFTEHGRSRVIGNIDSSSGDNNSQEETSGSHPCGIRTSDIIVLPNIVLNRRTSGIVEIEVKPLRKTERSKSYYLCVATPTPAVGGAHDPWTENTWLYHDGDDTKVIVVEEKKFLLPFWLQVIFISMLLCLSGMFSGLNLGLMALDPMELQIVQNCGTEKEKNYARKIEPVRSQGNYLLCSLLLGNVLVNTTLTILLDDIAGSGLIAVVMSTIGIVIFGEIVPQAICSRHGLAVGANTILLTKFFMLLTFPASYPVSKLLDYLLGQEIGTVYNREKLLEMLRVTDPYNDLVKEELNIIQGALELRTKTVEDVMTPLRDCFMIAADAILDFNTMSEIMESGYTRIPVFEGDRSNIVDLLFVKDLAFVDPDDSTPLKTITKFYSHPLHFVFNDTKLDAMLEEFKKGKSHLAIVQRVNNEGEGDPFYEVLGIVTLEDVIEEIIKSEILDETDLYTDNKTKKKITHRERKQDFSAFKPNDNEIKVKISPQLLLATLRFLATEVEPFGLTQMSEKILLRLLKHPNVIQEIKYNDKNKRSPEHYLFHRNKPVDYFILLLQGKVEVEAGKEGMKFEAGPFSSYGVMALTAPPENKSPPRPFALNHSDSLNRSDRIDSITPTLGSSNNQLNTFLQIYVPDYTVRAVSDLQYIKVSRQQYQNALMASRMDKTPQSSDSEYTKIELTLTELHDGVMVEETATLLNQQQQQQQQQQNCVVHNKSNHTTHNEGTI